The Burkholderia mayonis genome window below encodes:
- a CDS encoding DUF1800 domain-containing protein, producing the protein MPASLQTLLDADDARFLLTRTGFSPPPRDVAHFVGMTRAQALAELLAGTRTQSVTPPPDWVRELPPSRAARAAFTPDERRAEQQLRNRRYDELRAWWVREMLVTPSPLTERMTLFWHNHFTSGQDKVPFPQTIAAQNALLRADALGNFGAMLHGVAKDPAMLQYLDGASNRKGRPNENFAREVMELFTLGEGHYTQRDVSEAARAYTGWGLDPDTLAYAFRPNVHDDGVKTVLGEAGRFDGDAVLDILLARPETARFVVAKLWREFISDTPDSDVVEHVAARFRQSGYAIKAALAGLLSSDAFWADRNRGVLVKSPAEFVAGTVRLFDVGYGDAAPLANTLRTLGQNLFYPPNVKGWPGGAIWINSSTLLARKQFVEQMMRATEAPGMRAAPGSHDMAGKLAPMRRGMRFDLDAWLAAYRTKPQAQPDLSTELQMQHAVLPISPVAAIEAGATSSAYLQALLMDPAYQLK; encoded by the coding sequence ATGCCGGCCTCGTTGCAGACGCTTCTCGACGCGGACGACGCGCGCTTCCTGCTGACGCGCACCGGCTTCTCGCCGCCGCCGCGCGACGTCGCGCATTTCGTCGGAATGACGCGCGCGCAAGCGCTCGCCGAATTGCTCGCCGGCACGCGCACGCAAAGCGTCACGCCGCCGCCCGACTGGGTGCGCGAGTTGCCGCCGTCGCGCGCGGCGCGCGCCGCGTTCACGCCCGACGAGCGGCGCGCGGAGCAGCAGTTGCGCAACCGCCGCTACGACGAGTTGCGCGCGTGGTGGGTGCGCGAGATGCTCGTGACGCCGTCGCCGCTCACCGAGCGGATGACGCTCTTCTGGCACAACCACTTCACGTCCGGCCAGGACAAGGTACCGTTTCCGCAAACGATTGCGGCGCAAAACGCGCTGCTGCGCGCCGATGCGCTCGGCAACTTCGGCGCGATGCTGCACGGCGTCGCGAAAGATCCGGCGATGCTGCAGTATCTCGACGGCGCGAGCAATCGCAAGGGGCGGCCGAACGAGAACTTCGCGCGCGAAGTGATGGAACTTTTCACGCTCGGCGAAGGCCACTATACGCAGCGCGACGTGTCCGAGGCCGCGCGCGCGTACACCGGCTGGGGGCTCGATCCCGATACGCTCGCGTACGCGTTCCGGCCGAACGTTCACGACGACGGCGTGAAGACCGTGCTCGGCGAAGCCGGGCGCTTCGACGGCGACGCGGTGCTCGACATCCTGCTCGCCCGTCCCGAAACCGCGCGCTTCGTCGTTGCGAAGCTGTGGCGCGAATTCATCTCCGATACGCCCGATTCCGACGTCGTCGAGCACGTCGCCGCGCGATTCAGGCAGAGCGGCTACGCCATCAAGGCGGCGCTCGCGGGGCTGCTGTCGTCGGATGCGTTCTGGGCCGATCGCAATCGTGGCGTGCTCGTCAAGTCGCCGGCGGAGTTCGTGGCCGGCACCGTGCGGCTCTTCGACGTCGGCTATGGCGATGCCGCGCCGCTCGCGAACACGCTGCGCACGCTCGGCCAGAACCTGTTCTACCCGCCGAACGTGAAGGGCTGGCCGGGCGGCGCGATCTGGATCAACAGCTCGACGCTGCTTGCGCGCAAGCAATTCGTCGAGCAGATGATGCGCGCGACGGAGGCGCCCGGCATGCGCGCGGCGCCCGGTTCCCACGACATGGCAGGCAAGCTGGCGCCGATGCGTCGAGGAATGCGCTTCGATCTCGACGCGTGGCTCGCCGCGTATCGGACGAAGCCGCAGGCGCAGCCGGACCTGTCGACGGAGCTGCAGATGCAGCACGCGGTGTTGCCGATTTCGCCCGTCGCGGCGATCGAGGCCGGCGCGACGAGCAGCGCGTATTTGCAGGCGTTGCTAATGGACCCAGCATATCAACTGAAGTAG